The Anopheles coluzzii chromosome 2, AcolN3, whole genome shotgun sequence genome window below encodes:
- the LOC120960996 gene encoding mediator of RNA polymerase II transcription subunit 13 isoform X9 has protein sequence MDIGMDRSGTDAGMATIGSLFQHIVNEMKNSSPLWEDFIAKATKLHACLRAAIQALAAYLDAFQKIADAATNSRGATKEIGTALTRVCLRHKAVESRMKTFTTAIMDCLVVPLQEKLEDWKKQVTVIDKDHAKEYKRCRAELKKRSSDTLRLQKKAKKGAADNLHVLVESSMQDVTMRRCELEEVERKSLRAIMVEERTRYCTFVNMLQPVVHEECEVMSELGHLQEAMQLIAIVTKDPAQLPQASEELILESKANISLYPDSPGGSNSQGGCSNSLGSRKSSVCSISSINSSSSGSPGHHQFQRSLSQYSPAIRLKPGESSDSGFCSSPALTSQASTLASQSHAVSTWPPHTQDATSTVDRPHTISSAYEKGHQRPALTVYTFQSPETIAETQKSPANVACRPPLPVRCSSLERPLSTTSVKNANPNVPRQCPSPIPAHITKEHPQLQPTYVNMTELASMAASKTTNNSNNVNNNNNNNNHHTSTSGNNGGASANNVQQAASLQSHSQIPYQQQQQQQQQLHSPVLSSASSLISPDSNATNAISSPDVSACSTQTPQNTPQTGSPGTPNYSSIGCAGGGTINLGFRSTTPSSAGGGTAAVTPSESNIDTSSNHTITIDDNEEHFNNTISTTSASANITSTTTISTSDTSNNSSSNNTTTNTTTTATSSTNKPSPPHCSTVGGTADAPPKSVLDKDKDILKRTGSVLEKTSLFEQQINNNQLHQPTVPPPQQQQLSVPTSPATLSTRHNDPNALYGRRTNEEIYKSAGQLLLDRDAGPTRVTRRASVNTVKPPPPVRRSSSVTPSPSVGTNSTNTTNTTNLAQQSLAYTSSESLPPPPAYLLDSAAGSSPSISGNVAGTVKALNEIRHTPASPGVLRRAQQQSNPPSNQGSPTQYTNQYGTLPANRQHGHDHIASTTSSLPPTAPTAAAVTAPQSHYPPSQHHHHHHPSTPNSFHATDSNKPLSNRSPKTNLHQQGGIYAQPKQLSTMSSFRTSSPGPQKPNSSFLAQLNAKIAPNKTPQSQSPVPYQQSQQQQQQQANNYGYTTAQSGNELIYQRSTPVDPRAYNNNQQHLQQQQQQQQQQQYYQQHQQQQQPPPHPPREGKHSIYSTSNQPTSQQHYQQQQQLHQQQQQYYQTQYQSQQQQPHQPLQYQQQPQSSPYYYQQQQQQQSQQAPHKQHQPQPQYGHVLPPAGATSSSGNSSSSAGGYPTQNIYVSTNPFVSSVQTSSGSGSGMPVGSYSPSSFGKGTRHHHDDGASGGGASGSSTPSRTNHHSRNSSANNNGAAGGSSGSASGPTHNVLAKTSAGFLENLNARLAEQRLSGKAFAVRNLINSKALPDPRICHESLMDQIKRGATLKRNRTINDRSAPKIH, from the exons GAGCCACCAAAGAAATTGGAACGGCACTAACGCGCGTCTGCCTGCGGCACAAGGCGGTCGAGAGCCGCATGAAAACGTTCACCACCGCGATCATGGACTGTCTGGTGGTGCCTCTGCAGGAAAAGCTGGAAGACTGGAAGAAGCAGGTGACGGTGATCGATAAAGACCATGCCAAAGAATACAAGCGGTGCCGGGCGGAGCTGAAGAAGCGCTCGAGCGACACGCTGCGGCTGCAGAAGAAGGCCAAGAAGGGTGCCGCCGACAATCTGCACGTGCTGGTCGAATCCTCCATGCAGGACGTGACGATGCGCCGCTGCGAGCTGGAGGAGGTCGAGCGAAAGTCGCTGCGGGCGATCATGGTCGAGGAGCGGACGCGGTACTGCACCTTCGTCAACATGCTGCAGCCGGTGGTGCACGAGGAGTGCGAGGTGATGTCCGAGCTCGGTCACTTGCAG GAAGCCATGCAGCTGATAGCGATCGTCACGAAGGATCCCGCCCAACTGCCGCAAGCATCGGAGGAGCTGATTCTCGAGTCGAAGGCAAACATTAGCCTCTATCCCGACTCGCCCGGTGGCTCCAACTCGCAGGGCGGCTGCTCGAACTCGCTCGGCTCGCGCAAGAGCTCCGTCTGCTCGATCAGCTCGatcaacagtagcagcagtggaTCGCCGGGCCATCACCAGTTCCAGCGATCGTTATCACAG TACTCTCCGGCGATACGTTTGAAACCAGGCGAATCGAGCGATAGCGGCTTTTGCTCTTCACCAGCTTTAACTTCACAG GCCTCCACCTTAGCTAGTCAATCACATGCGGTATCAACGTGGCCACCGCACACACAGGATGCAACGTCAACCGTCGACCGTCCGCACACGATTTCGTCCGCCTACGAGAAGGGCCACCAGCGTCCCGCCCTCACGGTGTACACCTTCCAGAGCCCGGAAACGATCGCCGAAACGCAAAAGTCGCCGGCAAACGTTGCCTGCCGACCGCCGCTACCAGTG CGCTGCTCCTCCCTCGAGAGACCACTCTCAACGACTTCCGTGAAGAATGCCAATCCCAACGTGCCGCGTCAGTGTCCGTCTCCGATTCCAGCGCACATTACCAAAG AACACCCACAACTTCAGCCCACCTACGTCAATATGACGGAACTGGCTTCGATGGCTGCTTCTAAAACCactaacaacagcaacaatgttaacaacaacaacaacaacaacaaccatcacaCATCAACAAGCGGCAACAATGGAGGTGCCAGTGCGAATAACGTACAGCAAGCGGCCTCACTGCAGTCCCATTCCCAAATCCcataccagcagcagcagcaacagcaacagcaactgcACTCGCCCGTCCTCTCGTCCGCCTCCTCGCTAATCTCGCCCGATTCGAACGCGACGAACGCAATCAGCTCGCCGGACGTGTCCGCCTGCAGTACCCAGACGCCCCAGAACACGCCGCAGACCGGGTCGCCCGGTACGCCCAACTACAGCAGCATCGGCTGCGCCGGCGGCGGCACAATCAATCTCGGCTTCCGCAGCACGACACCGTCGTCGGCGGGCGGTGGCACCGCGGCCGTCACACCAAGCGAAAGTAATATTGACACTTCCTCCAACcacacgatcacgatcgatGACAACGAGGAGCATTTTAACAACACCATCAGCACCACCTCCGCGTCCGCAAACATAACatctaccaccaccatcagcactTCCGATACTAGCAACAATTCCTCCtccaacaacaccaccaccaacaccactacCACCGCAACTAGCTCTACTAACAAACCATCTCCTCCCCACTGCTCCACCGTCGGCGGGACCGCCGACGCGCCGCCCAAAAGCGTGCTCGATAAGGACAAAGATATACTCAAACGTACCGGTTCAGTTCTAGAGAAAACGTCGCTGTTCGAGCAGCAGATCAACAACAACCAGCTGCACCAGCCGACGGTAccgccgccgcagcagcagcagctcagcGTGCCGACGTCGCCCGCCACCCTTTCGACGCGCCACAACGACCCGAACGCACTGTACGGACGACGGACGAACGAAGAAATCTACAAATCCGCCggtcagctgctgctggatcgCGATGCAG GACCGACCCGTGTCACCCGACGTGCGTCCGTTAATACGGTGAAGCCGCCACCGCCGGTCCGGCGCAGCTCAAGCGTAACGCCTAGTCCTAGCGTAGGAACT aattccaccaacaccaccaacaccacaaATCTTGCCCAGCAAAGCCTAGCTTACACCTCATCAGAAagtttaccaccaccacccgcttATCTGTTAGATTCGGCCGCCGGAAGTTCACCTAGTA TTTCAGGAAATGTGGCGGGCACGGTGAAGGCACTGAATGAAATCAGGCACACCCCGGCCAGTCCGGGCGTGTTGCGAAGGGCTCAGCAGCAGAGTAACCCTCCATCCAATCAAGGATCTCCTACG CAATACACCAACCAGTACGGTACACTGCCCGCCAACAGGCAGCATGGTCATGATCATATTGCAAGCACGACATCATCATTACCCCCGACTGCTCCTACAGCTGCTGCAGTGACTGCGCCCCAATCACACTATCCCCCATCtcaacaccatcatcaccaccaccccagTACACCAAACTCATTCCATGCCACTGATAGTAACAAGCCG CTATCGAACCGATCTCCGAAAACGAATCTCCACCAACAGGGAGGAATATACGCACAACCGAAACAGCTATCGACCATGTCCAGCTTCCGCACCTCAAGTCCTG GTCCCCAGAAGCCAAACAGTAGCTTCCTCGCACAGCTAAACGCCAAGATAGCACCGAACAAAACGCCACAATCGCAGTCACCTGTGCCCTACCAACagtcacagcagcagcagcagcagcaggcaaacAACTACGGTTACACGACGGCACAGTCCGGCAACGAGCTGATCTACCAACGGTCCACTCCGGTCGATCCGCGAGCGTACAACAATAATCAGCAACAccttcaacagcagcagcagcagcagcaacaacaacagtactaccaacagcatcaacagcagcagcagcccccgCCACATCCACCACGCGAGGGTAAACATTCAATCTATTCCACCTCTAATCAGCCCACTTCACAGCAGCactaccagcagcaacagcagctgcatcaacagcaacagcaatacTATCAAACGCAGTATCaatcgcagcagcaacaaccacatcAGCCGCTGCAGtaccagcagcaaccgcaaTCCTCGCCATACTATtaccaacaacagcagcagcagcaatcgcaaCAGGCGCCTCACAAGCAACACCAACCGCAGCCACAGTACGGTCATGTTCTACCACCCGCCGGGGCTACTAGCAGTAGTGgcaatagtagtagtagtgccgGTGGCTATCCAACGCAAAACATTTACGTCTCGACGAACCCGTTCGTCAGTTCCGTCCAAACGTCGTCCGGTAGTGGTAGTGGCATGCCAGTTGGTAGCTACTCACCTTCGTCCTTTGGCAAAGGCACACGTCATCACCACGACGACGGGGCCAGTGGGGGCGGCGCTAGTGGCAGTAGTACCCCGAGTCGGACAA ATCATCACAGCCGCAACAGTTCGGCAAACAATAACGGTGCCGCTGGCGGTAGTAGTGGCTCAGCATCCGGTCCAACGCACAATGTGCTCGCCAAAACTAGTGCCGGTTTTCTGGAAAATCTAAATGCCCGACTTGCGGAACAGCGACTATCGGGCAAAGCATTTGCCGTGCGGAATCTGATCAACAGTAAAGCCCTG CCGGACCCACGGATATGCCACGAGTCGCTTATGGATCAGATAAAACGTGGCGCTACGCTGAAACGCAACCGTACGATCAACGATCGTAGTGCACCAAAAATCCATTAG
- the LOC120960996 gene encoding uncharacterized protein DDB_G0283357 isoform X1, which yields MDIGMDRSGTDAGMATIGSLFQHIVNEMKNSSPLWEDFIAKATKLHACLRAAIQALAAYLDAFQKIADAATNSRGATKEIGTALTRVCLRHKAVESRMKTFTTAIMDCLVVPLQEKLEDWKKQVTVIDKDHAKEYKRCRAELKKRSSDTLRLQKKAKKGAADNLHVLVESSMQDVTMRRCELEEVERKSLRAIMVEERTRYCTFVNMLQPVVHEECEVMSELGHLQEAMQLIAIVTKDPAQLPQASEELILESKANISLYPDSPGGSNSQGGCSNSLGSRKSSVCSISSINSSSSGSPGHHQFQRSLSQYSPAIRLKPGESSDSGFCSSPALTSQASTLASQSHAVSTWPPHTQDATSTVDRPHTISSAYEKGHQRPALTVYTFQSPETIAETQKSPANVACRPPLPVRCSSLERPLSTTSVKNANPNVPRQCPSPIPAHITKEHPQLQPTYVNMTELASMAASKTTNNSNNVNNNNNNNNHHTSTSGNNGGASANNVQQAASLQSHSQIPYQQQQQQQQQLHSPVLSSASSLISPDSNATNAISSPDVSACSTQTPQNTPQTGSPGTPNYSSIGCAGGGTINLGFRSTTPSSAGGGTAAVTPSESNIDTSSNHTITIDDNEEHFNNTISTTSASANITSTTTISTSDTSNNSSSNNTTTNTTTTATSSTNKPSPPHCSTVGGTADAPPKSVLDKDKDILKRTGSVLEKTSLFEQQINNNQLHQPTVPPPQQQQLSVPTSPATLSTRHNDPNALYGRRTNEEIYKSAGQLLLDRDADCIDKQTIEELNNLIGELDLFQREHENALLLQQQQQQQQQQHHPHHPPQKHARHRYSNGGSGSGDPASESDTILANGVNNNHGGGMLASGHRNGSLHDAEDGLQLLEQPTTALGGGGRLPSSISSSNSNLDEYLSNHQAADETNGSMTNLAAKYSNHNAQSADTTDYASTGGHYHRTSAYGQQQHQHQNHSIGLGLGSSAGGSTQGLDGIATGFENPSFMMENYYSQNRSEVVVLRCKDTSRNSLNNAPDDLLTGSGLMQLNGTPVDNSHQQQQQRLSSFRVTTSRPASPASMSSFFGISSRSPTPSLSLPVTANSSPQHHHHHGHNNHHHQTATAEANDPAVAPNSSNHAPSSAGPAPPYDDRINRNKPAITPRPASLSGPTRVTRRASVNTVKPPPPVRRSSSVTPSPSVGTNSTNTTNTTNLAQQSLAYTSSESLPPPPAYLLDSAAGSSPSISGNVAGTVKALNEIRHTPASPGVLRRAQQQSNPPSNQGSPTQYTNQYGTLPANRQHGHDHIASTTSSLPPTAPTAAAVTAPQSHYPPSQHHHHHHPSTPNSFHATDSNKPLSNRSPKTNLHQQGGIYAQPKQLSTMSSFRTSSPGPQKPNSSFLAQLNAKIAPNKTPQSQSPVPYQQSQQQQQQQANNYGYTTAQSGNELIYQRSTPVDPRAYNNNQQHLQQQQQQQQQQQYYQQHQQQQQPPPHPPREGKHSIYSTSNQPTSQQHYQQQQQLHQQQQQYYQTQYQSQQQQPHQPLQYQQQPQSSPYYYQQQQQQQSQQAPHKQHQPQPQYGHVLPPAGATSSSGNSSSSAGGYPTQNIYVSTNPFVSSVQTSSGSGSGMPVGSYSPSSFGKGTRHHHDDGASGGGASGSSTPSRTNHHSRNSSANNNGAAGGSSGSASGPTHNVLAKTSAGFLENLNARLAEQRLSGKAFAVRNLINSKALPDPRICHESLMDQIKRGATLKRNRTINDRSAPKIH from the exons GAGCCACCAAAGAAATTGGAACGGCACTAACGCGCGTCTGCCTGCGGCACAAGGCGGTCGAGAGCCGCATGAAAACGTTCACCACCGCGATCATGGACTGTCTGGTGGTGCCTCTGCAGGAAAAGCTGGAAGACTGGAAGAAGCAGGTGACGGTGATCGATAAAGACCATGCCAAAGAATACAAGCGGTGCCGGGCGGAGCTGAAGAAGCGCTCGAGCGACACGCTGCGGCTGCAGAAGAAGGCCAAGAAGGGTGCCGCCGACAATCTGCACGTGCTGGTCGAATCCTCCATGCAGGACGTGACGATGCGCCGCTGCGAGCTGGAGGAGGTCGAGCGAAAGTCGCTGCGGGCGATCATGGTCGAGGAGCGGACGCGGTACTGCACCTTCGTCAACATGCTGCAGCCGGTGGTGCACGAGGAGTGCGAGGTGATGTCCGAGCTCGGTCACTTGCAG GAAGCCATGCAGCTGATAGCGATCGTCACGAAGGATCCCGCCCAACTGCCGCAAGCATCGGAGGAGCTGATTCTCGAGTCGAAGGCAAACATTAGCCTCTATCCCGACTCGCCCGGTGGCTCCAACTCGCAGGGCGGCTGCTCGAACTCGCTCGGCTCGCGCAAGAGCTCCGTCTGCTCGATCAGCTCGatcaacagtagcagcagtggaTCGCCGGGCCATCACCAGTTCCAGCGATCGTTATCACAG TACTCTCCGGCGATACGTTTGAAACCAGGCGAATCGAGCGATAGCGGCTTTTGCTCTTCACCAGCTTTAACTTCACAG GCCTCCACCTTAGCTAGTCAATCACATGCGGTATCAACGTGGCCACCGCACACACAGGATGCAACGTCAACCGTCGACCGTCCGCACACGATTTCGTCCGCCTACGAGAAGGGCCACCAGCGTCCCGCCCTCACGGTGTACACCTTCCAGAGCCCGGAAACGATCGCCGAAACGCAAAAGTCGCCGGCAAACGTTGCCTGCCGACCGCCGCTACCAGTG CGCTGCTCCTCCCTCGAGAGACCACTCTCAACGACTTCCGTGAAGAATGCCAATCCCAACGTGCCGCGTCAGTGTCCGTCTCCGATTCCAGCGCACATTACCAAAG AACACCCACAACTTCAGCCCACCTACGTCAATATGACGGAACTGGCTTCGATGGCTGCTTCTAAAACCactaacaacagcaacaatgttaacaacaacaacaacaacaacaaccatcacaCATCAACAAGCGGCAACAATGGAGGTGCCAGTGCGAATAACGTACAGCAAGCGGCCTCACTGCAGTCCCATTCCCAAATCCcataccagcagcagcagcaacagcaacagcaactgcACTCGCCCGTCCTCTCGTCCGCCTCCTCGCTAATCTCGCCCGATTCGAACGCGACGAACGCAATCAGCTCGCCGGACGTGTCCGCCTGCAGTACCCAGACGCCCCAGAACACGCCGCAGACCGGGTCGCCCGGTACGCCCAACTACAGCAGCATCGGCTGCGCCGGCGGCGGCACAATCAATCTCGGCTTCCGCAGCACGACACCGTCGTCGGCGGGCGGTGGCACCGCGGCCGTCACACCAAGCGAAAGTAATATTGACACTTCCTCCAACcacacgatcacgatcgatGACAACGAGGAGCATTTTAACAACACCATCAGCACCACCTCCGCGTCCGCAAACATAACatctaccaccaccatcagcactTCCGATACTAGCAACAATTCCTCCtccaacaacaccaccaccaacaccactacCACCGCAACTAGCTCTACTAACAAACCATCTCCTCCCCACTGCTCCACCGTCGGCGGGACCGCCGACGCGCCGCCCAAAAGCGTGCTCGATAAGGACAAAGATATACTCAAACGTACCGGTTCAGTTCTAGAGAAAACGTCGCTGTTCGAGCAGCAGATCAACAACAACCAGCTGCACCAGCCGACGGTAccgccgccgcagcagcagcagctcagcGTGCCGACGTCGCCCGCCACCCTTTCGACGCGCCACAACGACCCGAACGCACTGTACGGACGACGGACGAACGAAGAAATCTACAAATCCGCCggtcagctgctgctggatcgCGATGCAG ACTGCATCGACAAGCAAACGATCGAAGAACTAAACAATCTGATTGGTGAATTAGATCTCTTTCAAAGAGAGCACGAAAATGCTCTGCtacttcagcagcagcagcagcagcaacagcagcagcaccatccaCACCATCCGCCACAGAAGCACGCCCGCCATCGATACTCAAACGGTGGATCGGGCTCGGGCGATCCTGCATCCGAGTCCGACACGATCCTTGCGAACGGTGTGAATAACAATCACGGTGGTGGTATGCTAGCGTCCGGCCACCGCAATGGTAGCCTGCACGATGCCGAGGACGGTCTGCAGCTGCTGGAACAGCCAACCACTGCCCTCGGTGGCGGTGGTCGGCTACCGTCGTCGATCTCctccagcaacagcaatctGGACGAGTACCTGAGCAACCACCAGGCGGCCGACGAGACAAACGGTTCGATGACGAACCTGGCGGCCAAGTACAGCAACCACAATGCGCAGTCCGCTGACACGACCGATTATGCCAGCACGGGCGGCCACTACCATCGCACATCAGCgtacgggcagcagcagcatcaacaccAAAACCACTCGATCGGGCTCGGGCTCGGCTCGTCCGCCGGTGGCTCCACGCAGGGGCTCGATGGCATCGCGACCGGGTTCGAGAACCCCTCGTTCATGATGGAAAACTACTACAGCCAGAACCGTAGCGAGGTGGTCGTGTTGCGCTGCAAGGACACGAGCCGCAACAGTCTCAACAATGCGCCGGACGATCTGCTGACCGGGAGCGGACTGATGCAGCTGAACGGTACGCCGGTCGACAAttcgcaccagcagcagcagcaacggttAAGCTCGTTCCGCGTGACCACCTCGCGGCCAGCATCGCCCGCCTCGATGTCATCGTTCTTTGGCATTAGTTCCCGGTCGCCAACGCCGTCCCTGTCGCTGCCCGTGACGGCAAACTCGTCGccacagcatcatcatcatcatggccacaacaaccaccaccatcagacGGCGACGGCCGAAGCGAATGACCCGGCGGTGGCGCCCAATTCGTCCAATCACGCACCATCGAGCGCTGGTCCGGCACCACCGTACGACGATCGTATCAATCGCAATAAACCCGCCATCACCCCGAGACCTGCATCGTTatctg GACCGACCCGTGTCACCCGACGTGCGTCCGTTAATACGGTGAAGCCGCCACCGCCGGTCCGGCGCAGCTCAAGCGTAACGCCTAGTCCTAGCGTAGGAACT aattccaccaacaccaccaacaccacaaATCTTGCCCAGCAAAGCCTAGCTTACACCTCATCAGAAagtttaccaccaccacccgcttATCTGTTAGATTCGGCCGCCGGAAGTTCACCTAGTA TTTCAGGAAATGTGGCGGGCACGGTGAAGGCACTGAATGAAATCAGGCACACCCCGGCCAGTCCGGGCGTGTTGCGAAGGGCTCAGCAGCAGAGTAACCCTCCATCCAATCAAGGATCTCCTACG CAATACACCAACCAGTACGGTACACTGCCCGCCAACAGGCAGCATGGTCATGATCATATTGCAAGCACGACATCATCATTACCCCCGACTGCTCCTACAGCTGCTGCAGTGACTGCGCCCCAATCACACTATCCCCCATCtcaacaccatcatcaccaccaccccagTACACCAAACTCATTCCATGCCACTGATAGTAACAAGCCG CTATCGAACCGATCTCCGAAAACGAATCTCCACCAACAGGGAGGAATATACGCACAACCGAAACAGCTATCGACCATGTCCAGCTTCCGCACCTCAAGTCCTG GTCCCCAGAAGCCAAACAGTAGCTTCCTCGCACAGCTAAACGCCAAGATAGCACCGAACAAAACGCCACAATCGCAGTCACCTGTGCCCTACCAACagtcacagcagcagcagcagcagcaggcaaacAACTACGGTTACACGACGGCACAGTCCGGCAACGAGCTGATCTACCAACGGTCCACTCCGGTCGATCCGCGAGCGTACAACAATAATCAGCAACAccttcaacagcagcagcagcagcagcaacaacaacagtactaccaacagcatcaacagcagcagcagcccccgCCACATCCACCACGCGAGGGTAAACATTCAATCTATTCCACCTCTAATCAGCCCACTTCACAGCAGCactaccagcagcaacagcagctgcatcaacagcaacagcaatacTATCAAACGCAGTATCaatcgcagcagcaacaaccacatcAGCCGCTGCAGtaccagcagcaaccgcaaTCCTCGCCATACTATtaccaacaacagcagcagcagcaatcgcaaCAGGCGCCTCACAAGCAACACCAACCGCAGCCACAGTACGGTCATGTTCTACCACCCGCCGGGGCTACTAGCAGTAGTGgcaatagtagtagtagtgccgGTGGCTATCCAACGCAAAACATTTACGTCTCGACGAACCCGTTCGTCAGTTCCGTCCAAACGTCGTCCGGTAGTGGTAGTGGCATGCCAGTTGGTAGCTACTCACCTTCGTCCTTTGGCAAAGGCACACGTCATCACCACGACGACGGGGCCAGTGGGGGCGGCGCTAGTGGCAGTAGTACCCCGAGTCGGACAA ATCATCACAGCCGCAACAGTTCGGCAAACAATAACGGTGCCGCTGGCGGTAGTAGTGGCTCAGCATCCGGTCCAACGCACAATGTGCTCGCCAAAACTAGTGCCGGTTTTCTGGAAAATCTAAATGCCCGACTTGCGGAACAGCGACTATCGGGCAAAGCATTTGCCGTGCGGAATCTGATCAACAGTAAAGCCCTG CCGGACCCACGGATATGCCACGAGTCGCTTATGGATCAGATAAAACGTGGCGCTACGCTGAAACGCAACCGTACGATCAACGATCGTAGTGCACCAAAAATCCATTAG